From a single Actinomycetota bacterium genomic region:
- a CDS encoding class I tRNA ligase family protein, translating to MVMSGMSCLDGEIPFRDVIIHPTVFNAEGKRMSKSLGTGIDPLDLMADYGADGMRFGLMLQTTGNQDIRFAEEKLLSARNFANKIWNASRFVLMNIDDGFVPGPPRADTPADSWILSRLATVTAQVDEGLKSYQFGEVARVLYDFIWNEFCDWYIELSKSRLIASADAAPDAESLDARLAAQRNLVFVLDHMLRLLHPMMPFLTEEIWRRLPLADPARAESLMVAAWPDPATLAVHADPTAEKAVDALKEIVAAVRNVRARYKIAPRAGLDLVIKGSESDLAGIESVLADISAMAALRELSLDEHGVRPPHSAVAVAAGLELFIPLEGIVDFDAERVRIGKELAQARGDLEKIERKLSNEGFLAKAAPEVIEKDRAKAADLQATVTALSIQLEELP from the coding sequence ATGGTCATGAGCGGCATGAGCTGCCTGGACGGGGAGATCCCCTTCCGCGACGTCATCATCCACCCGACCGTCTTCAACGCCGAGGGCAAGCGCATGAGCAAGTCGCTGGGCACCGGCATCGATCCGCTGGACCTGATGGCCGACTACGGCGCCGACGGCATGCGCTTCGGCCTCATGCTCCAGACAACGGGCAACCAGGATATCCGCTTCGCCGAGGAGAAGCTGCTTTCTGCGCGCAACTTCGCGAACAAGATCTGGAACGCCAGCCGCTTCGTGCTCATGAACATCGACGACGGGTTCGTGCCTGGCCCGCCGCGCGCCGACACCCCGGCTGACTCCTGGATCCTCTCGCGCTTGGCCACCGTCACCGCGCAGGTCGACGAGGGGCTGAAAAGCTACCAGTTCGGCGAGGTCGCGCGCGTCTTATACGACTTCATCTGGAACGAGTTCTGCGACTGGTACATCGAGCTTTCGAAGTCGCGCCTGATCGCCTCGGCAGATGCGGCGCCGGACGCGGAATCCCTCGACGCCCGCTTGGCGGCTCAGCGCAACCTCGTCTTCGTGCTCGACCACATGCTGCGCCTACTGCACCCCATGATGCCCTTCCTCACCGAGGAGATTTGGCGGCGCCTGCCTCTCGCCGATCCTGCGCGGGCCGAGTCGCTCATGGTGGCCGCGTGGCCTGACCCCGCAACGCTTGCGGTCCACGCCGACCCAACCGCCGAGAAGGCCGTCGACGCCCTCAAGGAGATCGTCGCTGCGGTCCGCAACGTCCGTGCGCGCTACAAGATCGCACCGCGTGCCGGACTCGACCTGGTGATCAAGGGGTCGGAGAGCGATCTGGCAGGCATCGAGTCGGTGCTTGCGGACATCTCGGCGATGGCGGCCCTGCGCGAGCTGAGCCTCGATGAGCATGGGGTCCGCCCGCCTCACAGCGCTGTTGCTGTCGCGGCGGGACTCGAGCTCTTCATACCGCTTGAAGGCATCGTTGACTTCGACGCTGAGCGCGTCAGGATCGGCAAGGAGCTCGCACAGGCCCGCGGTGACCTCGAGAAGATCGAGCGCAAGCTTTCAAACGAGGGCTTCCTGGCGAAGGCCGCGCCCGAGGTCATCGAGAAGGACCGCGCGAAGGCAGCCGACCTGCAAGCGACCGTCACAGCGCTTTCGATCCAGCTCGAAGAGCTGCCCTGA